In Bacillus cereus ATCC 14579, a single window of DNA contains:
- a CDS encoding VOC family protein translates to MIKELDHVMIKVQNLEESITFYSEQLRLQIIWEYDNYVGFHNGIVIHDSKNSENLTSFFKVDSVEETVKILKESNVKIILEPTPIPTGYTAAFQDISNNIIHIVDNINLS, encoded by the coding sequence ATGATAAAAGAACTTGATCACGTAATGATAAAAGTCCAAAATCTAGAAGAAAGTATTACTTTTTATTCAGAGCAGTTACGACTGCAAATAATCTGGGAGTATGATAATTATGTAGGATTTCATAACGGTATAGTTATTCATGATTCGAAAAACAGTGAAAATTTAACTAGCTTTTTCAAAGTAGATTCTGTAGAAGAAACAGTCAAAATATTAAAAGAGAGCAATGTTAAAATTATTTTAGAGCCCACTCCTATTCCGACTGGATATACAGCAGCCTTTCAAGACATCAGTAATAACATTATTCATATTGTAGATAATATTAATCTTTCTTGA